TAATAAATACGGCTAGGCCAACGCCTATCGCAGCCATCCAACCAAAAATTAAAACTGAGAGTACCTTAACACCTGCAGGGAGGTAAATAAAGTAACTAAGCTCGGGGCGATTCTCTAGTGCTGGGAAGGCTTTAACAAGATATAGCGTAAAAAAGTATAGGCAGAACGGTACTCCTATTTTTAGGAGGATAATGGGGAGTCGTATTTGATTTATTGAAGATATGGGCACAGACCCATCATACTTAAAAACAGGGGACGCTACTGAAATGACAAATTCTTACTTACGCTTTTTGCATCTTGCGGATACGCTTATTAATCCCAATGACAAGCCTTTGGATTCGTTGAGCAAAGATATTCTTGAGCACATTAGCAAGCACATAGTTCTAAACAAAGGCAAGATTGTGGTTGGCGATATTCTGATGCTCAGCCAATTTGGGTCTCAAGCAACCCTCCACAAAAGGCTCCACGCCTTAGTAGATGATGGTTATTTAAAACTTAAGCCAACGAACGATGGCAGAGTAAAGCAAATTGAGCTTACAAAAAAAGCAACAAAATATTTTGCCGGATTAAGCCAAGCCCTAGAAAAAGCAGTAAACGCCTAATAGGGCTTACTTAGCAACATAAACTAAGCTAGCACTTTAAACAAAATTATTTGCCTTTGTTTTGATGCGCTCATCAAACTTTTGACGATTAATAACAAACCGCTCATGTAGTCCTTTGGAAATTAAGTCGACACCGTCGTGAGCCTCCACTTCAAACGTTAACTTTTTTCCATCCACAGCAATTAATTTAACTTTAGCAGTGACCTCCAAACCAACGGGGGTCGCCGCCTCATGGCTCACATTAATATGGGTCCCTAAAGATTGCTCTTGCGGCCAATCCAAATGAGGGTTGATTGCTTTAATACAAGCCCACTCTAAAAAGCCCACCAGAAAGCCGGTGGCAAATACCTCTGGCATTGCCACAAACTCTTCGGCCTCGGGGTACAAAGACGGGACTGTTTTGGACTTAGGAATTTTGAATTTATGTTCATATTGAATGCCGGATCGTAAAGAATCTTTCATGGCTTACCTCATAAAAGCATTAAGAGTTTCAGCGAATTTCTGATGTTGCTGAAATAAGAAAGCATGGCCACCATCAAAAAAGGCCAGCCAAGCAAACGGGATCTGATTTGCAATGATTTGAGAATTTTTGGGGACATCCAAAATGTCGTATTGACCATCTGCCACTAGCACGGGAACCTTAATATTTTTTAAATCGGCAAAGTTTTTATTATCAGCATCCCAAAGCGTTGTTCTTGCGCGAGTTTGGCGAAGCTTAGACTCTTTAGAGATATCAAAATCGTCAGGAATGGCTCCTGCTAGCTTCGCAGCCTGCTCTCTTGCTAGCGCATCTTTAGCAGCTTGCCTTCCAGCCTCATTGTTTGGGAATAGAAGGGCAACATTTTCCATGACTGATAAATGAGGGTTGTTTAACTCTTCCTCTGTCTTTTTGCTTGCCTTGACCTGATGCTTACCACCTGGATTTGGCGCGCAAAGAATACCCTTAATAACTGTGTCGGGATGTCTAATCAAAAATTGCTGTGCAACACGAGCCCCCATTGACCAACCCAATACATTGGCTTTTTTATAACCAAGTGCCTTCACTAGCCCAGCGGCATCATCAGCCATCTGAGCCATAGTGGTTTTATTTTCTTTAGTATCGCTAGATAGTCCAATGCCGCGATTATCAAAAAGGATCAAAGTATTGTTTTTCGATAGCTCGTCAATCAAAGCCGGATCCCACATGCTCATCGTTGCGGAATATCCATTAATCAAAATCATCGGGTCACCCTGGCCACGGGTGTAGTAAGCAAGCCTAACCTCTCCAACCTGGGCATATTTAACCTCGGCCTTGAATTGGGCATGAGCAGAGCCAATAAACCCAAACAATGCTGAAAGTAGCGCAAATGATGCGGCAACTAAAATGCGAATACCCGCCTGGCGATAATTCATTTGCCCTCCAAAACGAATAGAAGATATAGTGACCAAACTAAGTTCAATACAACTAGAGCAATTAGTGTGTTGAAGGTAAATTTCATTCCCAGTATTCTTTTGCTGAAATCAGGCGGGGGCACATTAATTCCCTTAGCGTGAATCAAGCGGCCAATAATGAGTGCAACTCCAGGAATAGCGACCAACCACCAGGGTGCACCATTGAGCTCCAGACAAGCAATCAAAATAATTCCGAATGGGACATATTCAGCAAAATTGCCTTGGGCACGAATCGCCCTTTCTAGATCTTCATAACCACCACTACCTAAGCCCACTTTGTTCTTTCTACGAAGGCCAATGACCGCAAAAGAGAGTTTTATAAAGATGATGGTTAAAACGGAGGCAATGATTGAAGTGACTAGTAGCATTTAGATCTCCCGGAAGAATTCCTAAATACTAATCGGGAAATAAAAAACCACCCGAAGGTGGTTTAAGTATTTCTTGGTGGCCCGGGGCGGAATCGAACCACCGACACAAGGATTTTCAATCCTCTGCTCTACCGACTGAGCTACCAGGCCAAGACTTGAAATTATAAAGGAAACTGGTTTTATCTTAGAAAATATGCCTAGTGACGCTAACTAGAGGCAGTTATCGCCCTTGAGCGGGCTACATGTAATTTCTTGTAGCTATCGAGCAAGCGGTGGTGGCGGTCAAGACCCTCTAGTTTGATACTGGTTGGGGTCAGCCCATAAAACCGGACTGAGCCATTTACCGAGCCCAGCACTGCATCCATGCGCTCGCTACCAAACATTCTGCGAAGGTTTACCTCATAGTCTTCAAGCTCTAGATCTTCATTAAGGACAATTTCTAAAACTGCATTGAGAGCCTGATAGAACAATTTGCGCTCAACAGTGTTGTCGTTGTATTGAAGAAAAGCGCCCACCAATTCTTGCGCTTCATCGAAATTTTTAAGTGCCAACTGAATTAATAGCTTTAACTCTAAAACTGTTAACTGGCCCCAAGGCGTATTCTCATCAAACTCAATACCAATCAGCGTTGCAATATCTCCATACTCATCAAGCTCGTTATTCTCTAATCGATCTAACAATGCACTGAGTTTTGTATCGCCTAGTGAATGTAAATTCAGAATATCGTGACGGAATAGCAATGCTTTATTTGTGTTGTCCCACACCAGATCTTCTGCTGGATAGACCTCCGAATAGCCGGGTACGAGAATTCGGCAAGCGATCGCACCCAGTTGATCGTACACAGCAACATACGCTTCTTTGCCCATGGTCTTAAGAATGCCGAATAATGTTGCAGCCTCCTGCGCATTGGAATCTTCACCGCGACCCGAAAAATTCCATTCAACAAACTGATAATCAGCCTTTGCACTAAAAAAGCGCCACGACACTATTCCGCTTGAATCGATAAAGTGCTCAACAAAGTTATTAGGCTCAGTTACTGCCTCACTTGCAAAGGTGGGTGGGGGCAAATCATTCAAACCCTCCAGGCTTCGACCCTGAAGCAGTTCAGTTAAGCTTCGCTCTAGGGCAACCTCTAAGCTTGGGTGAGCCCCAAAGGAAGCAAATACGCCACCTGTTCTAGGATTCATCAAGGTAACGCACATCACTGGATAAACTCCCCCAAGTGATGCATCCTTTACTAAGACTGGAAATCCTTGCTCCTCTAGCCCTTGAATGCCCGCCAAGATGCTTGGGTACTTTTCAAGCACTTCTCGCGGCACATCAGGTAAAGCAATTTCACCCTCCAGGATCTCTCTTTTAACCGCACGCTCAAATATTTCTGATAAGCATTGCACTTGCGCTTCTGCCAAAGTATTTCCTGCGCTCATGCCATTACTTACGTAAAGGTTCTCGATTAAGTTTGTCGGAAAATAAATCGTCTTACCATCTGATTGACGAACATAAGGCAAACAACAAATACCCCGTTCAATGTTTCCAGAATTGGTATCAATCAAATGTGAAGCACGCAACTCACCGTCTGGATCAAAAATGTTTAGGCAGTACTCATCCAGAATTTCTGGTGGCAGGGTATCTTTGCTGGCTGGCTTGAACCAGCGTTCATTTGGGTAATGCACAAATTCATTGTTGGCGATATCTTCACCCCAGTATGCGCCAGCATAAAAATGGTTATTGCTAAGTCTCTCAATATATTCACCCAAAGCCGAGGCTAGAGCACTCTCTTTTGTCGATCCTTTGCCATTGGTAAAACACATTGGCGAGTGTGCGTCACGGATATGCAATGACCATACATTTGGGATAAGGTTGCGCCAGGAGGCAATCTCAATCTTAATTCCCAGATCAGCCAACACTTTAGACATATTGACAATGGTTTGCTCTAGCGGCAAATCCTTACCAAGAATAAAAGTGTTTGTGTCGGCAGCAGGCTTTAGATTTAACAAGGTCTGGGCATCGGCATCTAAATTCCTTACCTCTTCAATGACAAACTCTGGACCAGCCTGGACCACTTTCTTAACCGTGCACCGCTCAATGGAGCGCAAAATCCCTTGGCGATCTACCGCCGAAATATCTTCAGGCAGTTCAACTTGGATTTTGAAGATCTGCTGATAGCGATTGTCAGGATCAACAATATTATTTTGTGAGAGGCGAATATTTTCAGTAGAAATATTGCGCGTATCGCAATAGAGCTTTACAAAGTACGCGGCGCATAAAGCAGAAGATGCTAAAAAATAATCGAATGGCCCTGGTGCTGAGCCGTCACCCTTATAGCGAATAGGCTGGTCAGCAATCACCGTGAAGTCATCGAACTTAGCTTCTAGACGAAGCTTATCGAGAAAGTTGACCTTAATTTCCATGGGAATGATTCCGAATAAGATATGCCATCAACCTGAGCCTTGTGATTGTTTCAAGCACACCTCAATAAAAAATAATTTGCCAAAAAGTTATGGCTAATTACTGATAGATTTTATTGCTCGCCCTTATTACGGGACGTATCAATGCCCAGGGCCTTCAACTTGCGATATAGGTGGGTTCTTTCTAAGCCCGTGTACTCTGAAATCTTGGTCATACTGCCGCCCATGATTTGCATTTGATGCTCAAAGTAAGCTTTCTCAAACAAATCACGCGCCTCTCTTAGGGGCAAATCAAAATAGGTCTTTGCAATTCCGCTAATGTACTCACCCTCAAGAGGCGCGGACACAGGCTCAGCAGCAGAAGGTTTTGTTGCTGTACTCACCGGGATTCCAGTGGCCAGCGTCTTATCTTCTGCTGGCTCAATGTGTTTTGGCGAGCTCTCTAGCGCCTTACTAACCGTCTTTAATAGCTTTTGTAAGGCGATTGGCTTCTCTAAAAAGTTTAGTGCGCCAATACGAGTTGCCTCTACAGCTGTATCAATCGTTGCGTGGCCTGACATCATCACCACAGGCATTGTTAGTTGACCGGTCTTAGACCACTCCTTAAGCAAAGTAATGCCGTCAGTATCTGGCATCCAAATATCTAACAAGACTAAATCGGGTCGCATCTGCTCGCGAATAGTGCGCGCCTGTATAGCGCTCTCGGCGGCATACACAGTGTGGCCCTCGTCCGTGAGAATCTCATTGAGAAGCTCACGAATTCCCATCTCATCATCAACAACCAAAATACTCGCCATACTTAGGCAGCCTCTTTTGCTAAGTTCATAAACAAAATGGATACTTGCGCACCAACCACTTCTTCTCCCTGCATACGATTCCGAATCTCTATTTTGGCACCGTGATCATCAATAATTTTTTTCACTACAGCCAATCCTAAACCCGTGCCCTTGGTCTTCGTAGTAACGTAAGGTTCAAATGCTCTTGCCAATATCTTAGCTGGAAATCCAACACCACTATCACTTATTGTTAAGCGAACTGCATTTTGTGTAGCTCCGATTTGCTCTCCATAAGACACCAACTCGGTTTTAACTTCAACCGGCTCTGCCTGTCTAGTGCCCTCCAAAGTCGAGTCTTGAGCATTCTGGAGCAAGTTATGAATGACCTGTCTGAGCTGAGTCGGATCTCCCATGATATCGGGGCAACGAGAATCAAGATGTGTACGTATTAGACTTCCCTCATAAAGGCCCAATATTTCTGAGGTAAGTGTGTTGATAGAAACGGGCTTTAATTGAGGAGTTGGTGTCTTCGCAAAATCACGGAAATCATTCACCATTTCTTTCATCGCCTGCACCTGACTAATAATGGTTTCAGTGCTGCGATTGATCATCTCTTCTTGCTCAGAACTGAGCTTACCGGCCAATTTATGTTGCAATCGCTCAGCTGATAGCTGAATTGGAGTCAATGGATTTTTAATCTCGTGGGCCAAACGTCTAGCAACTTCGCTCCAAGCAATCGATCTTTGGGCGCTAACCACATCTGTGATGTCATCAAACACCACCATGCGAAGGTCTGCTGTTAGTTGGGTACCACGAACAAACAAGGTTACACCTGGTTCATTTTTATATTCATTACTGGTATGTAGCTGAATTTGCTTTTGCCAAATTGGTGTTGCCGCATTCTCGGGAGCGCCTTCAGCAACAGCAAGCTTCATCGTAGCGAAACCTTCCTTGATAGCCTCTTCAAAATCAACAAGCGCAGGGTTACTGCTCAGCGGTTTTCCATCAAGCAAAGTTAAGTCTTGGGCAAAGATTCGGTCCGCACCCGCATTACTAGAAACAACGTTGTAATTTCTGTCAAAAATACAAACGCCGGCCGTAAGGCTCCCTAGCACTTTTTCCAAAAAGGCCTTTGACTCTTGCAGCGATGTGCGAGTGTCGGCCAATTGCTTAGTCATGACATTAAATTGTCTTGTTAACATTCCCAACTCATCGCCCGTATCTAGCTCTGGCTTGGGAGATAGGTCACCCTGTGCAACAGCTTGGGTACCCTTAAGCAGCATTAATAATGGTCGAGCCAATTGACGACCCAATAGCAATGCCAAAGTTACCGCGACAAATAGAGCGAAGAACAGTGTGAGCGTTAGGGTGCCCACGAACATTTTTCGTAGGCCAATGCGTCCTAATGATTTCTCCTGGTAATCGCTATAAGCAGACTCAACAGCATAAATATTTTTTGCCAGGGGCAATGGGATGTATCGCACCAACTGTAAAAAATATCGATCTTCGGCACCCTTGCTAAGCAGGGCTTTATTGCGAATGACGGGAATAATTGCCCGTACCCGATAGCCTCGCTGACCGCCGTCCATCTCTACCTGATCTAAGAAGGTAACGCCCTTCTTTTTAAATGCTTCCGCAACAATATCGGCGCCCGGTGCAGGTAAATACTTTTTCAACTTTAGCTCGCTGGACAGTATTAAATTGCGTTGCATATTAAACAAGCTAACTTCTTGGATCCCAAACTGATTACGGATCTTCATCACCATGGCACCAACTTGCTCTGAACTTGTACCCGATGGCACTTGAGCAATTTGTTCAGCAATGAAGTTGCCTTCACCCATAATCTCTTCCTGAGCCACCCGCAAGGTAACGCGGCCCAACTCCAAACCCGAGTTCAAAGCCGATTCCACTTGCACGTCAAACCAAGTCTCAATACTCCGCGAAACGAACTGAAGTGATACCCCGTACAAAATTAAACCAGGAACAATGCCTACCAAAGCAAAAATCATGGCAAGTTTCGCGATGAGGCGTGTTCCAAAATGACCGCGATGCCAGCGCACCGCAATCACAATGCCGAGCACCAAGATGACCAGAATTAAAAATGCACCAATAATTAAGTTGGCTGCGTAAAGCCATATGAAGTAACGATCAAAGAACTCGGTATTAGATGAAGCAATCGAAAGCAATACCAACAACAAAAGAGCAAAAATGCCAATGAGGCTTATCGCACCAGGTAGTATTTTTTTACGCCATAGCTTTGAATCAAAAAAGCTTGGCTGACGGGGCGCAAAGGCTTCTCTCATCGCTTAATTGGGCTTGGGCTACTTGCTGAAAATGGGAAATGCAACCATTCGCTTGAAACATTCCATTCTCGGTTATTAAGCGCATTTACTTGAAATGGTTTTGGGAGCTTGCTTAAATCCAAACTCATGCGCAGACCAGCGCTGTAGGATTTACTTGGGTCAATCTGACTGCCATCAATTACACGCCAGCCACCAATGCTCCCGACCGCTTGTAATGCTTCAGAAAATGTTCTAGCCGAAAATGTTAAGCCCTCAGAAGCAATTCGGTACTGTTGCGTTAAGGGCTGATATGACAGACGCGTTTGTCTTTGCGTGACAATGGCTTTCTCATCAAACCAATACCAGCGAGAGCGGACTAAATCAAAATCGGTTTGAAAATACAAGACCACGCCTTTTTGCACCGCATCTTCCAAGCCTGGAGAAAGCTCTATTTGGAAAGCAGCACTTAATACCCAATCGTTGTCAGCCTTTTCTAATTCAAAGGATCTAATTTTGATGCCTTCAGCATTAACAGCTGTTGAAAATAAACTCAGCGCCATCAAGCCGAAAAGGATGAATTGCTTAATTCTTTGGCTCATCGCCCATTTTTCTTAAACAAAGCATAGTAAAAACCATCGTTTACCTCGGTGGGTAAAAGCTGTCCTGGAGCATCTAATCGTAACGCATTGGCGTGCTGCTGCGCAAACCAAACTGCTTGATCCTCTCCTTCTTCAGGAAATACCGAGCAAGTTACGTACAAAAGCAAACCTTCGGGCTTTAGCATTTGCCATGCTTGGGTCAATATTTCACGTTGCTTCTTTTGTAATGCCGCGATATCGGACTGGCGCCGCAAAAATGGAATGTCTGGATGTCGGGCAACTATGCCCGATGCCGAGCATGGTGCATCTAGCAAAATTTTCTCGAAAAGGACGCTATCCCACCATGAAAATTTAGATGCATCGCCTCGAAGTACCTTTACTTTTTCAGATCGCAATCGAAGTCGATCTAGATTGCCATTAATTTTCCCAATGCGAGTTTCATCAATCTCAAGGGCTAGCATTTGACAATCTGCAAGCTCCAATAAGTGTG
This DNA window, taken from Polynucleobacter sp. MWH-UH25E, encodes the following:
- a CDS encoding MAPEG family protein; this translates as MLLVTSIIASVLTIIFIKLSFAVIGLRRKNKVGLGSGGYEDLERAIRAQGNFAEYVPFGIILIACLELNGAPWWLVAIPGVALIIGRLIHAKGINVPPPDFSKRILGMKFTFNTLIALVVLNLVWSLYLLFVLEGK
- a CDS encoding thioesterase family protein, yielding MKDSLRSGIQYEHKFKIPKSKTVPSLYPEAEEFVAMPEVFATGFLVGFLEWACIKAINPHLDWPQEQSLGTHINVSHEAATPVGLEVTAKVKLIAVDGKKLTFEVEAHDGVDLISKGLHERFVINRQKFDERIKTKANNFV
- a CDS encoding OsmC domain/YcaO domain-containing protein, coding for MEIKVNFLDKLRLEAKFDDFTVIADQPIRYKGDGSAPGPFDYFLASSALCAAYFVKLYCDTRNISTENIRLSQNNIVDPDNRYQQIFKIQVELPEDISAVDRQGILRSIERCTVKKVVQAGPEFVIEEVRNLDADAQTLLNLKPAADTNTFILGKDLPLEQTIVNMSKVLADLGIKIEIASWRNLIPNVWSLHIRDAHSPMCFTNGKGSTKESALASALGEYIERLSNNHFYAGAYWGEDIANNEFVHYPNERWFKPASKDTLPPEILDEYCLNIFDPDGELRASHLIDTNSGNIERGICCLPYVRQSDGKTIYFPTNLIENLYVSNGMSAGNTLAEAQVQCLSEIFERAVKREILEGEIALPDVPREVLEKYPSILAGIQGLEEQGFPVLVKDASLGGVYPVMCVTLMNPRTGGVFASFGAHPSLEVALERSLTELLQGRSLEGLNDLPPPTFASEAVTEPNNFVEHFIDSSGIVSWRFFSAKADYQFVEWNFSGRGEDSNAQEAATLFGILKTMGKEAYVAVYDQLGAIACRILVPGYSEVYPAEDLVWDNTNKALLFRHDILNLHSLGDTKLSALLDRLENNELDEYGDIATLIGIEFDENTPWGQLTVLELKLLIQLALKNFDEAQELVGAFLQYNDNTVERKLFYQALNAVLEIVLNEDLELEDYEVNLRRMFGSERMDAVLGSVNGSVRFYGLTPTSIKLEGLDRHHRLLDSYKKLHVARSRAITASS
- a CDS encoding alpha/beta fold hydrolase, which encodes MNYRQAGIRILVAASFALLSALFGFIGSAHAQFKAEVKYAQVGEVRLAYYTRGQGDPMILINGYSATMSMWDPALIDELSKNNTLILFDNRGIGLSSDTKENKTTMAQMADDAAGLVKALGYKKANVLGWSMGARVAQQFLIRHPDTVIKGILCAPNPGGKHQVKASKKTEEELNNPHLSVMENVALLFPNNEAGRQAAKDALAREQAAKLAGAIPDDFDISKESKLRQTRARTTLWDADNKNFADLKNIKVPVLVADGQYDILDVPKNSQIIANQIPFAWLAFFDGGHAFLFQQHQKFAETLNAFMR
- a CDS encoding ATP-binding protein, with translation MREAFAPRQPSFFDSKLWRKKILPGAISLIGIFALLLLVLLSIASSNTEFFDRYFIWLYAANLIIGAFLILVILVLGIVIAVRWHRGHFGTRLIAKLAMIFALVGIVPGLILYGVSLQFVSRSIETWFDVQVESALNSGLELGRVTLRVAQEEIMGEGNFIAEQIAQVPSGTSSEQVGAMVMKIRNQFGIQEVSLFNMQRNLILSSELKLKKYLPAPGADIVAEAFKKKGVTFLDQVEMDGGQRGYRVRAIIPVIRNKALLSKGAEDRYFLQLVRYIPLPLAKNIYAVESAYSDYQEKSLGRIGLRKMFVGTLTLTLFFALFVAVTLALLLGRQLARPLLMLLKGTQAVAQGDLSPKPELDTGDELGMLTRQFNVMTKQLADTRTSLQESKAFLEKVLGSLTAGVCIFDRNYNVVSSNAGADRIFAQDLTLLDGKPLSSNPALVDFEEAIKEGFATMKLAVAEGAPENAATPIWQKQIQLHTSNEYKNEPGVTLFVRGTQLTADLRMVVFDDITDVVSAQRSIAWSEVARRLAHEIKNPLTPIQLSAERLQHKLAGKLSSEQEEMINRSTETIISQVQAMKEMVNDFRDFAKTPTPQLKPVSINTLTSEILGLYEGSLIRTHLDSRCPDIMGDPTQLRQVIHNLLQNAQDSTLEGTRQAEPVEVKTELVSYGEQIGATQNAVRLTISDSGVGFPAKILARAFEPYVTTKTKGTGLGLAVVKKIIDDHGAKIEIRNRMQGEEVVGAQVSILFMNLAKEAA
- a CDS encoding DUF4390 domain-containing protein; protein product: MSQRIKQFILFGLMALSLFSTAVNAEGIKIRSFELEKADNDWVLSAAFQIELSPGLEDAVQKGVVLYFQTDFDLVRSRWYWFDEKAIVTQRQTRLSYQPLTQQYRIASEGLTFSARTFSEALQAVGSIGGWRVIDGSQIDPSKSYSAGLRMSLDLSKLPKPFQVNALNNREWNVSSEWLHFPFSASSPSPIKR
- a CDS encoding response regulator yields the protein MASILVVDDEMGIRELLNEILTDEGHTVYAAESAIQARTIREQMRPDLVLLDIWMPDTDGITLLKEWSKTGQLTMPVVMMSGHATIDTAVEATRIGALNFLEKPIALQKLLKTVSKALESSPKHIEPAEDKTLATGIPVSTATKPSAAEPVSAPLEGEYISGIAKTYFDLPLREARDLFEKAYFEHQMQIMGGSMTKISEYTGLERTHLYRKLKALGIDTSRNKGEQ